A genomic segment from Neobacillus sp. YX16 encodes:
- a CDS encoding alpha-glucosidase/alpha-galactosidase: MSKITFIGAGSTVFAKNVLGDCLHVPALAGFEFALFDIDEQRLKDSENMLNNLKQSLRANIVVKAYSDRKEALRGSKYIINAIQVGGYKPSTVIDFEIPKKYGLRQTIADTIGIGGIFRSLRTIPVMWDFAKDIEEVCPNALFLNYTNPMATLVGAMLRYTNVKTVGLCHSVQVCSEHLFKSLGMDHEGVEEKIAGINHMAWLLEIKRDGKDLYPEIKRRAREKQQTKHEDMVRFELMDKFGYYVTESSEHNAEYHPYFIKRNYPQLIEKFNIPLDEYPRRCVEQIERWDKMRDEMVNNAQLTHTRSHEYGSRIIEAIETNVPFKFGGNILNKGRLISNLPEKAVVEVSCVADRSGITPCYVGDLPEQLAALNRSNINTQLLTIEAAVTKKREHIYQAAMLDPHTAAELSMDDIIAMCDDLIEAHGDWIPKFED, translated from the coding sequence ATGTTCCGGCATTGGCTGGGTTCGAGTTCGCATTATTTGATATTGATGAGCAACGCTTAAAAGACTCGGAAAATATGTTAAACAATTTAAAACAAAGCCTTCGAGCAAACATAGTTGTGAAAGCGTATTCAGATCGCAAAGAAGCATTGCGAGGATCAAAATACATTATTAATGCCATTCAAGTTGGCGGCTACAAACCAAGCACCGTTATAGATTTTGAAATCCCTAAAAAATATGGTCTCCGCCAAACAATTGCTGACACAATCGGGATTGGCGGTATTTTCCGTTCGCTTCGCACTATTCCGGTTATGTGGGATTTCGCTAAGGATATCGAAGAGGTTTGTCCGAATGCCCTGTTTTTAAATTACACAAATCCAATGGCAACATTAGTAGGTGCAATGCTTCGCTATACAAATGTAAAAACCGTCGGATTATGCCATAGCGTACAAGTTTGCAGCGAACACCTTTTCAAATCCTTAGGAATGGATCATGAAGGAGTGGAAGAAAAAATCGCAGGTATCAACCATATGGCATGGCTTCTTGAAATCAAACGCGACGGCAAAGATTTATATCCGGAAATTAAACGCCGTGCGAGAGAAAAACAACAAACAAAACATGAGGATATGGTCCGTTTCGAATTAATGGACAAATTCGGATACTACGTAACGGAATCATCTGAGCATAATGCTGAGTACCATCCGTACTTCATTAAACGCAATTATCCGCAATTAATTGAGAAATTCAATATCCCTCTTGATGAGTATCCGCGTCGTTGTGTAGAGCAAATTGAACGCTGGGACAAAATGCGCGATGAAATGGTTAACAATGCACAGCTTACCCATACCCGTTCTCACGAATATGGTTCCCGTATTATTGAAGCAATTGAGACGAATGTTCCATTTAAATTTGGCGGCAACATTTTAAATAAGGGTCGCCTAATTAGCAATTTACCAGAAAAAGCTGTTGTTGAAGTATCATGCGTTGCTGACCGCAGCGGAATCACTCCTTGCTATGTAGGAGATCTTCCAGAACAGTTAGCAGCCCTTAACCGTTCAAATATTAATACGCAGCTTTTAACCATTGAAGCAGCGGTAACGAAAAAGAGAGAACACATCTATCAGGCAGCAATGCTGGACCCTCATACGGCCGCTGAATTATCAATGGACGACATCATTGCGATGTGCGATGATTTAATTGAAGCACACGGTGACTGGATTCCAAAATTCGAAGATTGA
- a CDS encoding glycoside hydrolase family 43 protein yields MPYNSASDTLNPKKGHRLKDIPAHDPYVLVHNETNTYYMYTTGIPQLTDLERNGVLVYKSKDLNDWEGPYVVFEIPDGTWAHPQHGTWAPEVHHYHGKYYLFVTLHNQDCIIAEPPEVWKTTHLRGTSIAVSDSPEGPFELIKKDGPVPPRDFMTLDGTLYEDEDGKPWMVYCHEWIQVIDGTFEAIPLKKDLSAADGEPLHLFKASDAPWLNAEIKPTVKPLNYVSDGCQLYRTKGGHLVMLWSSYSNGSYVQTIARSKSGKLAGPWEQLEPLVDGDSGHGMLFKTFEGEWMLILHHPFSTPESRAKIYEVEETEASFKVVKPRVDLHT; encoded by the coding sequence ATGCCGTATAATAGCGCGTCCGATACTTTGAATCCCAAAAAGGGGCACCGACTTAAAGATATTCCTGCACATGACCCCTATGTCTTGGTGCATAATGAAACGAATACTTATTATATGTATACAACAGGAATTCCACAATTAACAGATTTAGAGAGAAATGGAGTTCTAGTGTATAAGAGTAAAGATTTAAATGATTGGGAAGGACCTTATGTCGTTTTCGAAATTCCTGATGGAACCTGGGCACATCCACAGCATGGGACATGGGCTCCAGAGGTTCACCATTATCATGGTAAATATTATCTGTTCGTTACGTTACATAATCAAGATTGCATTATAGCAGAACCGCCGGAGGTTTGGAAAACCACTCATCTACGCGGTACAAGCATCGCGGTATCAGACTCGCCAGAAGGTCCGTTTGAATTGATAAAAAAAGATGGGCCAGTGCCACCTCGAGACTTCATGACATTGGATGGAACCTTGTATGAGGATGAGGATGGAAAGCCATGGATGGTCTATTGTCATGAGTGGATTCAGGTGATCGATGGTACGTTTGAAGCAATTCCATTGAAGAAAGATTTATCTGCAGCAGATGGTGAACCTCTACACCTTTTTAAGGCGTCAGATGCACCATGGCTCAATGCTGAAATAAAGCCCACCGTGAAGCCTTTAAATTATGTATCTGATGGTTGTCAATTATATCGAACAAAAGGTGGTCACCTTGTTATGCTCTGGTCAAGCTACAGCAATGGAAGCTATGTCCAAACGATTGCTAGATCTAAGTCAGGTAAACTAGCGGGGCCGTGGGAACAACTGGAACCATTAGTTGATGGTGATAGTGGTCACGGCATGCTTTTTAAAACATTTGAAGGTGAATGGATGCTTATTCTTCATCATCCATTCAGTACTCCTGAATCTCGAGCAAAGATTTATGAAGTAGAGGAAACTGAGGCTAGCTTTAAGGTTGTTAAACCTAGAGTAGATCTGCATACGTAG
- a CDS encoding DUF624 domain-containing protein, translating into MYTIFGRLYPVFEWTTKLAGINLLWVLFNFPILYLSLSLFTVKEMWQIGFLVMTIALLVPFVFFPATTAMFGIVRKWVMKEEVPTIRFFWKYYKENYKRSLVGGLIFSVLWAIVGVDYYYFHTRIHLVSYLFLFLMVWLLLITLFFFANTVHTDTKFGQGLKNAFILSIANPFYSIGVAISSIVILYVSFTKLTFLLPFFTGVAISYLAFLAYNKVFNNFAQIQQNTSEEKSS; encoded by the coding sequence ATGTACACTATATTTGGACGTTTATATCCCGTTTTTGAGTGGACAACAAAGCTTGCAGGTATAAATCTATTATGGGTTTTGTTTAACTTCCCCATTCTTTACCTATCATTATCTTTATTTACCGTTAAAGAGATGTGGCAAATTGGCTTTCTGGTTATGACCATCGCTTTGCTGGTGCCATTTGTTTTTTTTCCGGCAACTACGGCTATGTTTGGTATTGTTAGAAAATGGGTTATGAAAGAAGAGGTGCCAACTATTCGATTCTTTTGGAAATATTATAAGGAAAATTATAAGAGGAGTCTTGTGGGTGGTTTGATTTTTTCAGTTCTTTGGGCCATTGTTGGTGTTGACTATTATTATTTCCATACCCGCATTCACTTAGTTAGCTATCTATTTCTATTCCTCATGGTTTGGTTGTTACTTATTACTCTTTTCTTTTTTGCCAACACAGTTCATACAGACACGAAATTCGGACAAGGATTAAAAAATGCATTCATATTATCGATTGCTAACCCATTCTACTCGATTGGGGTGGCAATATCCAGTATCGTCATTTTGTATGTTAGTTTTACGAAATTAACATTTTTACTGCCATTTTTCACCGGCGTTGCTATATCTTATCTTGCATTCCTTGCCTACAATAAGGTATTTAATAACTTTGCTCAAATTCAACAAAATACTTCAGAGGAAAAATCTTCTTGA
- a CDS encoding glycoside hydrolase family 2 TIM barrel-domain containing protein, whose amino-acid sequence MVNVIAQEWELSVKSRKFNFDWKFLKGDNPDAFKIQFDDSDWRILDLPHDFSIEGPFKKEYASSTGYLPGGIGWYRKEFIVPDSIKGKKVFIQFDGIYKNSEVWINEQFLGKRPYGYSSFQYDLTPYLNFETQENVIAVKVDHADFADSRWYPGSGIYRNVFINLTDHVYIKPYGIFVTTPKISTSEAEIQIQSSLKNEYNNEATFQIEHQIKDASGKKIIDCSSVEIIAAKGEQDFSHTLFLEQPNLWSPEDPYLYSVVTKVIKDGKVIDFETTPLGVRYFHFDVDSGFYLNGKNIKMKGVCIHHDAGCLGAAVPEKVWHRRLKLLKEAGVNAIRMSHNPPAPELLDMCDSYGFLVQDEAFDEWEHPKNKWVEGWNKGEPALDGYASDFTEWAEIDLRDMVLRDRNHPSIVFWSIGNEIDYPNDPYSHPVLGDHYKADKPEAKGMGDISKKLAKVVKQYDPTRPVTAALASVIMSNETEFPDTLDVVGYNYQEFLYSEDHKKYPNRVIYGSENGRHHDAWLAVANNDFISGQFIWTGIDYLGEARGWPIRHATPGLLDLAGFKKPLFHFKQSEWSDQDMVHIGLTSIKEENPDQVYWDHQVVCHWEGIEGEKVRVACCTNCTEVDLILNGESVGVKKRKDFPAGTIYWDLPYFKGTLKAVGIRNGNISCKHELKTADKPVKLQLHSDTITLKADKEDVAHIEVNILDQDNNLVYSAENEIHCSIEGPGEIVGIECSNPVSHQDYKANYRKAFHGKLLIYVKATDQVGTIILKTSSEDLEGCAVVIEVK is encoded by the coding sequence ATGGTAAATGTAATAGCGCAAGAATGGGAATTGTCAGTTAAGAGCAGAAAGTTTAACTTTGATTGGAAATTCTTAAAAGGTGATAATCCTGATGCATTTAAAATTCAGTTTGATGATTCAGATTGGCGTATTTTAGACTTGCCACATGATTTTAGTATTGAAGGTCCCTTTAAGAAGGAATATGCAAGTTCAACAGGGTATTTACCAGGAGGAATTGGTTGGTATCGGAAGGAATTTATTGTACCTGACAGCATAAAGGGAAAAAAAGTATTTATTCAATTCGATGGTATTTATAAAAATAGTGAAGTGTGGATTAATGAACAATTTCTTGGTAAAAGACCCTATGGATACAGCTCATTTCAGTATGACTTAACCCCTTATTTAAACTTCGAAACACAAGAAAATGTGATTGCTGTCAAAGTAGATCACGCAGATTTTGCAGATTCTCGTTGGTATCCAGGGTCAGGTATTTATCGAAATGTATTTATCAATTTGACTGATCATGTGTATATCAAGCCATATGGAATATTTGTCACAACTCCAAAGATTTCAACATCAGAAGCAGAAATCCAAATTCAATCCAGTTTGAAAAATGAATACAATAATGAAGCTACATTCCAAATTGAACATCAAATTAAAGATGCTTCAGGTAAAAAAATAATAGACTGTTCATCTGTGGAGATCATTGCAGCAAAGGGTGAACAAGACTTTTCTCATACTCTTTTCCTAGAACAGCCAAATCTTTGGTCACCGGAAGATCCGTATTTATACAGTGTTGTAACGAAGGTGATAAAAGATGGGAAAGTAATAGATTTTGAGACTACCCCACTTGGTGTTCGATATTTTCATTTCGATGTGGATTCTGGATTTTATCTGAATGGAAAGAATATTAAAATGAAGGGTGTCTGTATCCACCATGACGCAGGCTGTCTTGGAGCAGCTGTTCCTGAAAAGGTCTGGCACAGACGTTTGAAACTATTAAAAGAAGCTGGTGTAAATGCGATTAGAATGAGCCATAATCCTCCTGCACCAGAGTTACTAGATATGTGTGATTCTTATGGGTTTTTAGTTCAAGATGAAGCATTCGATGAATGGGAACATCCTAAGAACAAATGGGTAGAGGGTTGGAATAAAGGCGAGCCGGCACTTGATGGATATGCTTCCGACTTTACTGAATGGGCAGAGATAGATTTGAGGGATATGGTATTAAGAGACCGGAACCATCCGTCAATTGTTTTCTGGAGTATTGGGAATGAAATTGATTATCCAAATGATCCATATTCACATCCGGTACTTGGAGATCATTACAAAGCTGACAAACCTGAAGCAAAGGGAATGGGTGATATTTCGAAAAAGCTGGCAAAGGTTGTAAAGCAATATGATCCGACCCGACCTGTTACAGCAGCACTGGCAAGTGTCATTATGTCAAATGAAACTGAATTTCCAGATACCCTTGATGTGGTTGGCTATAACTATCAAGAGTTCCTTTATTCAGAAGACCATAAAAAATATCCTAATAGAGTGATTTATGGAAGTGAAAACGGAAGGCATCACGATGCATGGCTGGCTGTAGCAAATAATGACTTTATATCAGGACAATTTATTTGGACAGGGATTGACTATTTGGGAGAAGCTCGTGGATGGCCGATTCGTCACGCAACTCCTGGATTGCTTGATCTTGCTGGATTCAAAAAGCCTTTGTTCCATTTCAAGCAAAGTGAATGGTCCGATCAAGATATGGTCCATATTGGCTTGACTTCCATTAAAGAAGAGAATCCTGATCAAGTTTACTGGGACCATCAGGTTGTTTGCCACTGGGAGGGTATTGAAGGTGAAAAAGTAAGGGTCGCTTGCTGCACAAATTGTACTGAAGTGGATTTAATATTAAATGGTGAATCTGTTGGTGTCAAAAAACGTAAAGACTTCCCAGCTGGAACCATATATTGGGACCTTCCATACTTTAAGGGTACATTAAAGGCGGTAGGTATTAGAAACGGAAACATTTCTTGTAAGCATGAATTAAAGACAGCTGATAAACCTGTTAAGTTACAGTTGCACTCGGATACAATAACTCTTAAAGCTGACAAAGAGGATGTAGCACATATAGAAGTCAATATCCTTGATCAAGATAATAATCTTGTCTATAGTGCAGAAAATGAAATCCATTGTAGCATCGAGGGACCTGGTGAAATTGTTGGGATCGAATGTAGTAACCCTGTAAGCCATCAAGATTATAAAGCAAACTACCGAAAGGCCTTCCATGGAAAATTATTAATCTATGTGAAAGCCACTGATCAAGTAGGGACGATAATTTTAAAGACTTCTTCTGAGGATTTGGAAGGTTGTGCTGTAGTTATCGAGGTTAAATAA